From one Plantibacter flavus genomic stretch:
- the pta gene encoding phosphate acetyltransferase, translated as MARSIYIISAEGHSGKSTVALGVLDTLSHQIERIGVFRPIARSTTKPDYVLQLLLEHDGVDLAYEDCIGVSYDDVHTDPEAALSRIVQRYKHIEAQCDAVVILGSDYTDVGSPTELGYNARIATNLGAPVLLVLGGRAGQGAGEQLGQSVARTPDDMRNIAELALGELADAHAQLLAVVANRADPDKLLEITAAISDAIHPNGSANGSVVAPAGHAAGAAMVPVWAIPEDTFLIAPTMDSILEAVDGTLVKGSEELLTREALGVVVAGMSMVNVLPRITEGSVIVIPADRTEVLLAALMANASGTFPSIAGIVLNGGFPLPEVVEELISGLGEIPPIVSTDLGTYDTAVRVMNTRGRLAADSQRKYDTALALFEQNVDAPLLLELLNVARADVVTPLMFEYGLLERARSNRKHIVLPEGDDDRILRAAGTLLAREVADLTILGEEIEVRSRAIELGIDLSKATIVSPFDAVLRLKFAEEYARLRAHKGVTIDMASDAVTDVSYFGTMMVHLGLADGMVSGAAHTTAHTIRPSFEIIKTKPGVSVVSSVFLMALADRVLVYGDCAVNPDPTDAQLADIAISSAETAEQFGIEQRIAMLSYSTGDSGAGADVEKVRSATRQVRERRPDLLVEGPIQYDAAADAAVAATKMPDSQVAGRATVFIFPDLNTGNNTYKAVQRSAGAVAIGPVLQGLNKPINDLSRGALVQDIVNTVAITAIQAQEQE; from the coding sequence GTGGCGCGAAGCATTTACATCATCTCTGCCGAAGGACACTCCGGGAAGTCGACGGTGGCCCTCGGGGTCCTCGACACCCTGAGTCATCAGATCGAGCGGATCGGGGTGTTCCGCCCCATCGCACGGTCCACCACGAAACCCGACTACGTGCTGCAGCTGCTGCTCGAGCATGACGGCGTCGACCTCGCCTACGAGGACTGCATCGGCGTCAGCTACGACGACGTGCACACCGATCCCGAGGCGGCGCTCTCGCGCATCGTCCAGCGGTACAAGCACATCGAGGCGCAGTGCGACGCGGTCGTGATCCTCGGATCCGACTACACCGACGTCGGCAGCCCGACGGAGCTCGGCTACAACGCCCGGATCGCCACCAACCTCGGCGCACCCGTCCTCCTCGTGCTCGGCGGTCGCGCCGGTCAGGGTGCGGGGGAGCAGCTCGGCCAGTCCGTCGCCCGCACGCCCGACGACATGCGCAACATCGCCGAACTCGCCCTGGGCGAACTCGCCGACGCACACGCCCAGTTGCTGGCGGTGGTCGCGAACCGTGCCGATCCCGACAAGCTCCTCGAGATCACCGCCGCGATCAGCGACGCCATCCACCCGAACGGTTCCGCGAACGGTTCCGTCGTCGCGCCGGCCGGCCACGCCGCCGGAGCCGCGATGGTCCCCGTCTGGGCCATCCCCGAAGACACCTTCCTCATCGCCCCGACGATGGACAGCATCCTCGAGGCCGTCGACGGCACCCTGGTGAAGGGCAGCGAGGAGCTGCTCACCCGCGAGGCGCTCGGCGTCGTCGTGGCGGGCATGTCCATGGTGAACGTGCTCCCGCGCATCACCGAGGGATCCGTCATCGTCATCCCGGCAGACCGCACGGAGGTGCTGCTCGCCGCGCTCATGGCCAACGCCTCCGGTACGTTCCCGTCGATCGCGGGCATCGTGCTCAACGGTGGGTTCCCGCTGCCCGAGGTGGTGGAGGAGCTCATCTCCGGTCTCGGTGAGATCCCGCCGATCGTCAGCACCGACCTCGGCACCTACGACACCGCGGTCCGCGTCATGAACACCCGTGGTCGTCTGGCTGCCGACTCGCAGCGCAAGTACGACACCGCACTCGCACTGTTCGAGCAGAACGTCGACGCGCCGCTCCTGCTCGAGCTGCTCAACGTGGCGCGCGCCGACGTCGTGACGCCCCTCATGTTCGAGTACGGGCTGCTGGAGCGCGCGCGGTCGAACCGCAAGCACATCGTGCTGCCGGAGGGCGACGACGACCGCATCCTCCGCGCGGCCGGCACCCTGCTGGCCCGTGAGGTCGCCGACCTCACCATCCTCGGTGAGGAGATCGAGGTGCGGTCGCGGGCCATCGAGCTCGGCATTGACCTCAGCAAGGCGACCATCGTCAGCCCCTTCGACGCGGTGCTGCGCCTCAAGTTCGCCGAGGAGTACGCCCGGTTGCGGGCCCACAAGGGCGTCACGATCGACATGGCGAGCGACGCCGTCACCGACGTCTCCTACTTCGGCACGATGATGGTGCACCTCGGGCTCGCCGACGGCATGGTCTCAGGCGCCGCCCACACGACGGCGCACACGATCCGGCCGTCGTTCGAGATCATCAAGACGAAGCCCGGCGTCTCCGTGGTGTCGAGCGTGTTCCTCATGGCGCTCGCCGACCGCGTGCTCGTCTACGGCGACTGCGCGGTGAACCCCGACCCGACCGACGCCCAGCTCGCCGACATCGCGATCTCCTCGGCCGAGACGGCGGAGCAGTTCGGGATCGAGCAGCGCATCGCGATGCTGTCGTATTCCACCGGTGACTCCGGTGCTGGTGCCGACGTCGAGAAGGTCCGCTCGGCGACACGGCAGGTGCGTGAGCGTCGGCCCGACCTCCTCGTCGAGGGGCCGATCCAGTACGACGCCGCTGCCGACGCCGCGGTGGCCGCGACGAAGATGCCCGACTCGCAGGTCGCCGGCCGTGCGACGGTGTTCATCTTCCCCGACCTCAACACCGGCAACAACACGTACAAGGCGGTGCAGCGTTCGGCTGGCGCCGTCGCGATCGGTCCGGTGCTGCAGGGCCTCAACAAGCCGATCA
- a CDS encoding SDR family oxidoreductase: protein MTDVVIAGGHGQIALHLQRLLAEAGHSPAGIIRNPEQVGELQGIGSRAIVLDLEHSSAAELADELAGADVVVFAAGAGPNSGADRKLTLDRDGAILLAEAAELAKVPRYVMVSSMGADDFDPDSDEVFQVYLRAKSEADADLRGRDLDWTIVRPGGLTDDAPTGTITAATTTDRGSIPRADVAAVLFALVESGAASRTQFEVIGGEMPIREALAAL, encoded by the coding sequence ATGACCGACGTCGTCATCGCCGGAGGACACGGACAGATCGCCCTGCACCTGCAGCGACTGCTCGCCGAAGCAGGACACTCCCCCGCCGGCATCATCCGCAACCCCGAGCAGGTCGGCGAGCTCCAGGGCATCGGCTCACGAGCCATCGTCCTCGACCTCGAGCACTCCTCGGCGGCAGAACTGGCCGACGAACTCGCCGGAGCCGACGTCGTCGTGTTTGCGGCGGGAGCCGGCCCGAACAGCGGCGCCGACCGCAAGCTCACCCTCGACCGCGACGGCGCCATCCTCCTCGCCGAGGCCGCCGAGCTCGCCAAGGTCCCGCGCTACGTGATGGTCTCGTCGATGGGTGCCGACGACTTCGACCCCGACTCGGACGAGGTGTTCCAGGTCTACCTGCGGGCGAAGTCCGAGGCCGACGCCGACCTCCGCGGGCGCGACCTCGACTGGACGATCGTGCGCCCCGGTGGCCTGACGGACGACGCCCCGACCGGAACGATCACCGCCGCGACGACCACCGACCGCGGCTCGATCCCGCGTGCCGACGTCGCCGCCGTGCTGTTCGCGCTCGTCGAGTCGGGCGCGGCGTCCCGCACGCAGTTCGAGGTCATCGGCGGCGAGATGCCGATCCGCGAGGCGCTCGCGGCGCTGTAG
- a CDS encoding AAA family ATPase, which translates to MTEQSNTSRAPRDTVAELKPALNAEEFQVLAERILDNVERVLDGKPFAARMALIVMLAEGHLLIEDVPGVGKTVLAKALAASVGSTVRRIQFTPDLLPSDVTGVSIFNQVDREFEFKPGAVFANIVIADEINRSSPKTQSALLESMEERQVTVDGETHALPSPFTVVATQNPLEMEGTYALPEAQRDRFMARISMGYPDASAELAMLRQRDTVNPLDTIGPVASRGDVERLIAWARGVFVSPIVEQYCVSLVQATRVHPELRLGASPRATLQLVRAAKVLAALDGREFVLPDDIDQLLAPVLAHRLIPTRRAVSAHDRSGVQAVSEVLAELLERTPVPHSGRTELRS; encoded by the coding sequence ATGACCGAGCAGAGCAACACCAGCCGCGCCCCACGGGACACCGTCGCCGAACTGAAGCCGGCATTGAACGCCGAGGAGTTCCAGGTGCTGGCCGAGCGCATCCTCGACAACGTCGAGCGCGTCCTCGACGGCAAGCCGTTCGCCGCGCGGATGGCGCTCATCGTGATGCTCGCCGAGGGCCACCTGCTCATCGAGGACGTCCCCGGCGTCGGCAAGACCGTCCTCGCGAAGGCCCTCGCCGCGTCCGTCGGCAGCACCGTCCGCCGCATCCAGTTCACGCCCGACCTGCTCCCGTCGGACGTCACCGGCGTCTCGATCTTCAACCAGGTCGACCGCGAGTTCGAGTTCAAGCCCGGCGCGGTGTTCGCGAACATCGTCATCGCCGACGAGATCAACCGCTCCTCGCCGAAGACCCAGTCGGCGTTGCTCGAGTCGATGGAAGAGCGTCAGGTGACGGTCGACGGCGAGACGCACGCCCTGCCGTCGCCGTTCACGGTCGTCGCCACACAGAACCCGCTCGAGATGGAGGGCACCTACGCTCTGCCGGAGGCCCAGCGCGACCGCTTCATGGCGCGCATCTCGATGGGATACCCGGACGCGTCCGCGGAGCTCGCGATGCTCCGCCAGCGCGACACGGTCAACCCGCTCGACACCATCGGTCCGGTCGCGTCACGCGGCGACGTCGAGCGCCTCATAGCCTGGGCCCGCGGCGTCTTCGTGTCGCCGATCGTCGAGCAGTACTGCGTCTCGCTCGTGCAGGCGACCCGTGTGCACCCCGAACTCCGCCTCGGCGCGAGCCCGCGTGCCACCCTGCAACTCGTCCGTGCGGCCAAGGTCCTCGCAGCGCTCGACGGCCGCGAGTTCGTCCTCCCCGACGACATCGACCAGCTGCTGGCACCGGTCCTCGCCCACCGGCTCATCCCCACCCGCCGCGCGGTGAGCGCCCACGACCGCTCGGGCGTCCAGGCGGTCTCCGAAGTGCTCGCCGAGCTGCTGGAGCGGACACCCGTGCCGCACTCCGGTCGCACCGAGCTGAGGTCCTGA